Proteins from one Ascaphus truei isolate aAscTru1 chromosome 19, aAscTru1.hap1, whole genome shotgun sequence genomic window:
- the SETD6 gene encoding N-lysine methyltransferase SETD6, translating into MSAEAKKRKVDGEAEHCGSPSPVSRFLTWCEKMGLELNPKVYISTQGTVSKYGMLAREDLPVGELLFSVPRSALLSQHMTKIQDLLEKEQDSLHSPSGWVPLLLSLLYEVTDSSSLWAPYFSLWPELDPPDLPMFWSEDERAQLLQGTGVVEAVRKDLESMEEEYNSIVMPFIRRNPDRFCPEKHTIDLYKRLVAFVMAYSFQEPMEEEEDDLGKEVLPPMMVPVADLLNHVAQHNAHLEFTPECLRMTTTCPVLAGQELFNTYGQMANWQLLHMYGFAEPHPQNINETADIQMVTLREAALQAVESAAERAQVQERWDFLCHMEMVGEEGAFVFGSEEVMTEEELSASLKVLCMSAEEFAEYKENDGWEDDEGEEEQTMTNQDIRRLPASWRMLLHASAKLTLKAYAADLCADKAMLSEPVAYASLSHRGRYSLQVRYGQKRILHQLLELTGS; encoded by the exons ATGAGTGCAGAAGCAAAGAAGCGCAAG GTGGATGGGGAAGCAGAGCACTgtgggagcccctctcctgtctcCCGCTTCCTGACCTGGTGTGAGAAGATGGGTTTAGAGCTGAACCCAAAG GTATATATCAGCACACAAGGCACTGTGTCAAAGTATGGGATGCTGGCCCGTGAGGACCTTCCAGTTGGGGAGCTTCTGTTCAGCGTTCCCAGGTCAGCGCTTCTGTCCCAACACATGACAAAGATTCAAGACTTGCTGGAGAAAG AACAGGACAGTCTGCACAGTCCCTCAGGCTGGGTAccgcttctcctctctctcctgtatGAAGTGACAGACAGCAGTTCTCTGTGGGCTCCTTACTTTTCCCTGTGGCCTGAATTGGACCCTCCTGACCTACCCATGTTTTG GTCAGAGGATGAGCGGGCACAGCTCCTGCAGGGCACGGGGGTGGTGGAGGCTGTGAGGAAAGACCTGGAAAGCATGGAGGAGGAATATAACTCCATCGTCATGCCCTTCATCAGGAGGAACCCAGACAGATTCTGTCCAGAGAAACACACCATAGACCTCTACAAGAGGCTGGTTGCCTTCGTTATGGCCTACAG TTTCCAGGAGCCGATGGAAGAAGAGGAGGACGATTTGGGGAAGGAAGTTCTCCCGCCTATGATGGTCCCTGTGGCTGACCTGTTGAACCATGTGGCACAGCACAATGCACACTTGGAGTTCACGCCT GAGTGCCTCCGGATGACcaccacatgccccgtgctggcCGGCCAGGAGCTGTTCAACACATATGGCCAGATGGCAAACTGGCAGCTCCTTCACATGTACGGGTTCGCTGAACCACATCCGCAGAACATCAACGAAACGGCCGACATCCAGATGGTGACACTGCGGGAGGCTGCACTGCAGG CTGTGGAGTCAGCGGCAGAAAGGGCGCAGGTGCAGGAGAGATGGGACTTCCTGTGTCACATGGAGATGGTGGGGGAAGAAGGCGCTTTTGTGTTTGGGTCCGAGGAGGTGATGACTGAGGAGGAGCTGAGTGCCAGTCTGAAG GTTCTCTGCATGTCTGCAGAGGAGTTTGCAGAGTACAAGGAAAATGACGGATGGGAGGATGATGAGGGTGAGGAGGAACAGACGATGACGAACCAGGACATCCGTCGGCTGCCAGCATCTTGGCGCATGCTCCTCCATGCCAGCGCCAAGCTCACCCTCAAAGCATATGCTGCAGACCTGTGTGCGGACAAAGCTATGCTGAGCGAACCTGTGGCATATGCCAGTCTGAGCCACAGAGGGCGCTACTCTCTGCAGGTGCGGTATGGGCAGAAGAGGATCTTACACCAGCTCCTGGAGCTCACAGGGAGCTGA